In Saccharothrix syringae, the following are encoded in one genomic region:
- a CDS encoding serine/threonine-protein kinase, with protein sequence MSEREHTGRIVDGRFELLERLGSGGMGTVWRALDLGLHREVAIKEVRPADADQVEGNPAVAAQLRERVLRESRALARLQHPNVVSIYQIIESADSPYPWIVMELVRGTSLDARLDEGVLTPAEAARVGRDVLAALRSAHSAGVMHRDVKPGNVLLRTDGSAVLTDFGIAALQGATQLTATGDVIGSPEYIAPERLRGDETHAASDLWSLAMLLYVAVEGYHPMRRASTMATLAAVMTEPVPPPRRAGALAPALNAALRNDPAERPSGEVLDQMFAAAERDPGVFQGPPTPAGYAVPERDPGAFSGPPTPAGFPAAERDPGAYPGPPTPAGFAVPGSQSGPQGRAGYPRWQSGPTPAPSGGSHPHGYPQPHPTPLPRKRTGAVVLSLVGVALIVAVAVLVVRMKDADTTANSRTGSSATAPTVQQNADLPTGPTTTVAEAVKDDLLTPAGARKAVGALGEAMGGTKVSELTLWPERASAVAPTAAVAHGFDDFEYKGGKATRQGPDGVDADRAVLDLNEVNWDALPALFEQANKELGVPQPTMRYVIVDTDIIDGTPSLKVYLLDDYGAAYLRANLKGEVERTYPRDK encoded by the coding sequence GTGTCTGAGCGAGAGCACACCGGGCGGATCGTCGACGGCCGGTTCGAGCTGCTGGAGAGGCTGGGCAGCGGCGGGATGGGCACGGTCTGGCGCGCCCTGGACCTGGGGCTGCACCGCGAGGTGGCCATCAAGGAGGTCCGCCCGGCCGACGCCGACCAGGTCGAGGGCAACCCCGCCGTGGCCGCCCAGCTGCGGGAGCGGGTGCTGCGCGAGTCCCGCGCGCTGGCCCGCCTGCAGCACCCGAACGTCGTGTCGATCTACCAGATCATCGAGTCGGCCGACTCGCCGTACCCGTGGATCGTCATGGAGCTGGTCCGCGGCACGTCGCTGGACGCGCGGCTGGACGAGGGCGTGCTCACCCCGGCCGAGGCGGCGCGGGTCGGGCGGGACGTGCTCGCGGCGCTGCGCTCGGCCCACTCCGCGGGCGTGATGCACCGCGACGTCAAGCCGGGCAACGTGCTGCTGCGGACCGACGGCAGCGCCGTGCTCACCGACTTCGGCATCGCCGCCCTCCAGGGCGCGACCCAGCTCACCGCGACCGGCGACGTCATCGGGTCCCCGGAGTACATCGCCCCGGAGCGGCTGCGCGGCGACGAGACGCACGCCGCGTCGGACCTGTGGTCGCTGGCGATGCTGCTGTACGTGGCGGTCGAGGGGTACCACCCGATGCGCCGCGCCAGCACGATGGCGACCCTCGCCGCGGTGATGACCGAGCCGGTCCCCCCGCCGCGGCGCGCGGGCGCCCTCGCGCCCGCGCTCAACGCGGCCCTGCGCAACGACCCGGCCGAGCGGCCCAGCGGCGAGGTGCTGGACCAGATGTTCGCCGCGGCCGAGCGCGATCCGGGGGTGTTCCAGGGACCGCCGACCCCGGCGGGTTACGCCGTGCCGGAGCGCGACCCGGGGGCGTTCTCCGGACCACCCACCCCGGCCGGTTTCCCCGCGGCCGAGCGCGACCCGGGGGCGTACCCCGGACCACCCACCCCGGCGGGTTTCGCCGTCCCAGGGTCGCAGAGCGGCCCCCAGGGCCGGGCGGGTTACCCCCGGTGGCAGTCAGGACCGACGCCGGCACCGTCCGGCGGTTCGCACCCCCACGGCTACCCGCAGCCCCACCCGACCCCGCTGCCGCGCAAGCGGACGGGCGCCGTGGTGCTCTCACTGGTCGGGGTGGCGCTGATCGTCGCGGTCGCGGTGCTGGTGGTGCGCATGAAGGACGCGGACACCACGGCGAACTCCCGCACGGGCTCGTCGGCCACGGCGCCGACCGTCCAGCAGAACGCCGACCTGCCCACCGGCCCGACGACCACGGTGGCCGAAGCGGTGAAGGACGACCTGCTCACGCCCGCCGGTGCGCGCAAAGCGGTCGGTGCGCTGGGCGAGGCGATGGGCGGCACCAAGGTGTCCGAGCTGACGCTGTGGCCGGAGCGCGCGTCGGCGGTCGCCCCGACCGCGGCGGTCGCGCACGGCTTCGACGACTTCGAGTACAAGGGCGGCAAGGCCACCAGGCAGGGCCCGGACGGGGTGGACGCCGACCGCGCCGTGCTGGACCTGAACGAGGTCAACTGGGACGCCCTGCCCGCGCTGTTCGAGCAGGCGAACAAGGAGTTGGGGGTGCCGCAGCCGACCATGCGGTACGTGATCGTGGACACCGACATCATCGACGGGACCCCGTCGCTGAAGGTGTACCTGCTCGACGACTACGGCGCCGCGTACCTGCGGGCGAACCTGAAGGGCGAGGTGGAGAGGACCTACCCGCGCGACAAGTGA
- a CDS encoding RNA ligase family protein, which yields MRVPYPRTPHLPWSPGASSDDVRVVDLTGLRGHEVVVTEKLDGENTTLYPDGLHARSLDSAHHPSRSWVKGLHGRIAARLPAGWRVCGENVHARHSIAYTDLESWFYGFSVWDGDRCLGWDGTVRFLRSVGVPTPPVLWRGVFDERALRALRVDTERQEGFVVRTAEGFGYPEFGRRVAKWVRPNHVRTDAHWTSAPVVANGLGSAAVLWDVRSGAAVDVRALLAAAGVNGSGGLDGLDGSGGSAGSGGSTGSGGSVTAMGARDGNAGGSAGSVAAVGVRDGIDLVAAEEVAATPLGTGDTRLAAVLAAALHRVPRGRVAPLPAAAGVGVARRAGDLVGLHRLLHEPFPDDSRAAGLLRLSTAVDLTALHAVSAAVAPTPEARDLVAWSALHAEEVRPWDPLRSGLRAQLGRGPAADRCLAEARDASLRAGRVLDTAEAVAATWRWRSGDFPVLVQLVGLSGSGKSTFAAGLPGVAAHLSLDDLRAESGDRADQRDNGRVLRTGLARLDAALRAGGTVVWDATSLSDHQRSAVHAVARRHNALVTHAVVLVDERTAAHRNRTRAHPVPPAVLAAQARRFSPPYPWQAHRTWYVGPAGTVDDTDDGEP from the coding sequence ATGCGCGTGCCGTACCCGCGCACCCCGCACCTCCCGTGGTCACCGGGTGCCTCCTCGGACGACGTGCGGGTCGTCGACCTGACCGGCTTGCGCGGCCACGAGGTCGTGGTCACCGAGAAGCTGGACGGGGAGAACACCACCCTGTACCCGGACGGCCTGCACGCCCGCTCGCTCGACTCGGCGCACCACCCGTCCCGCTCGTGGGTCAAGGGCCTGCACGGGCGCATCGCGGCGAGGCTGCCCGCGGGGTGGCGGGTGTGCGGGGAGAACGTCCACGCCCGGCACTCCATCGCCTACACCGACCTGGAGAGCTGGTTCTACGGCTTCTCGGTGTGGGACGGCGACCGGTGCCTGGGGTGGGACGGCACGGTGCGGTTCCTGCGGTCGGTCGGCGTGCCCACTCCCCCGGTGCTGTGGCGCGGGGTGTTCGACGAACGGGCGCTGCGCGCGCTGCGGGTCGACACCGAGCGGCAGGAGGGGTTCGTGGTGCGGACCGCGGAGGGGTTCGGGTACCCCGAGTTCGGGCGGCGGGTGGCCAAGTGGGTGCGGCCGAACCACGTCCGGACCGACGCGCACTGGACGAGCGCGCCGGTGGTGGCGAACGGGCTGGGGTCGGCGGCGGTGCTGTGGGACGTGCGATCGGGTGCGGCGGTCGACGTCCGGGCACTGCTCGCGGCGGCCGGGGTGAACGGCTCGGGTGGCTTGGACGGCTTGGACGGGTCAGGCGGCTCGGCGGGCTCGGGCGGCTCGACGGGCTCGGGCGGCTCGGTGACGGCGATGGGCGCGCGGGACGGGAACGCGGGCGGCTCGGCGGGCTCGGTGGCGGCGGTCGGCGTGCGAGACGGGATCGACCTGGTGGCCGCCGAGGAGGTCGCCGCCACCCCGCTGGGAACCGGGGACACGCGGCTGGCGGCCGTGCTCGCGGCCGCCCTGCACCGCGTCCCACGCGGCCGGGTGGCACCGCTGCCGGCCGCCGCGGGCGTCGGCGTGGCACGCCGGGCCGGCGACCTGGTCGGCCTGCACCGCCTGCTGCACGAGCCGTTCCCGGACGACTCCCGCGCCGCGGGCCTGCTGCGCCTGTCGACCGCCGTCGACCTGACGGCCCTGCACGCGGTGTCCGCCGCGGTCGCCCCCACGCCCGAGGCGCGAGACCTGGTCGCCTGGTCCGCCCTGCACGCCGAGGAGGTGCGGCCCTGGGACCCCCTGCGCTCGGGCCTGCGCGCCCAGCTCGGCCGGGGCCCGGCCGCCGACCGGTGCCTGGCCGAGGCGCGGGACGCGAGCCTGCGCGCCGGGCGGGTGCTGGACACCGCCGAGGCGGTGGCCGCGACGTGGCGGTGGCGGTCCGGCGACTTCCCGGTCCTGGTGCAGCTCGTCGGCTTGTCGGGCAGCGGCAAGAGCACGTTCGCCGCGGGCCTGCCGGGGGTGGCCGCGCACCTGTCGCTGGACGACCTGCGCGCCGAGTCGGGCGACCGGGCCGACCAGCGGGACAACGGCCGGGTGCTGCGCACCGGGCTCGCCCGGCTCGACGCGGCACTGCGCGCGGGCGGCACGGTGGTGTGGGACGCGACCTCGCTGTCGGACCACCAGCGGTCCGCGGTGCACGCGGTGGCCCGGCGGCACAACGCACTGGTGACGCACGCGGTGGTGCTGGTCGACGAACGCACCGCGGCCCACCGCAACCGCACGCGGGCGCACCCCGTGCCACCCGCCGTCCTGGCCGCCCAGGCGCGCCGGTTCAGCCCGCCCTACCCGTGGCAGGCCCACCGCACCTGGTACGTCGGCCCGGCCGGCACCGTGGACGACACCGACGACGGGGAGCCGTGA
- a CDS encoding MarR family winged helix-turn-helix transcriptional regulator codes for MTEHEVAAGGTPDLDRRLADAVERLGHGLRSLAQRTAREHGLTPLQQQAVLALARQPGIRREVSALAAEFDVTTPTMSDAVSALERKGLVGRSPGRDGRRRLLTLTAGGDEVARRLQPWDGPLLTALEGVPAADRATTLGSLLHVIAELQRQGVVSVARTCPSCRFFGANTYRDPVAPHHCHLLRIPLPLADLRVDCPEHEPAAT; via the coding sequence ATGACCGAGCACGAGGTCGCGGCCGGCGGCACGCCTGACCTGGACCGACGACTGGCCGACGCGGTCGAGCGGCTCGGGCACGGCCTGCGCTCGCTCGCCCAGCGCACCGCCCGGGAGCACGGCCTGACCCCGTTGCAGCAGCAGGCGGTGCTCGCGCTGGCCCGGCAGCCGGGGATCCGCCGCGAGGTGAGCGCCCTGGCCGCCGAGTTCGACGTCACCACGCCGACGATGTCCGACGCCGTCAGCGCGTTGGAGCGCAAGGGGCTCGTGGGCCGGTCGCCGGGCCGCGACGGGCGTCGGCGGCTGCTCACCCTGACCGCCGGGGGCGACGAGGTGGCGCGGCGGCTGCAACCGTGGGACGGGCCGCTGCTCACGGCGCTCGAAGGGGTGCCGGCCGCGGACCGGGCGACCACGCTGGGCAGCCTGCTCCACGTGATCGCGGAGTTGCAGCGCCAGGGCGTGGTGAGCGTCGCGCGGACGTGCCCGAGCTGCCGCTTCTTCGGCGCCAACACCTACCGCGACCCCGTGGCGCCCCACCACTGCCACCTGCTGCGCATCCCCCTGCCGCTGGCGGACCTGCGGGTCGACTGCCCCGAGCACGAGCCGGCCGCCACCTGA
- a CDS encoding MFS transporter, translating to MTAVDAPTARLDRRGRLVVLAICCTSLFIVGLDNTIVNVALPAMRQDLGAPLSGLQWIIDAYTVVLASLLVLAGSTGDRIGRRRTFRAGLVLFTLGSLLCSLAPGLGWLVAARAVQAVGGSMLNPVAMSIITNTFTEPRERARAIGVWGGVVGISMALGPVLGGVLVAAVGWQAVFWINLPVGLVAFALCGRYVPESRAPRARPLDAVGQVLVVVLLVGLTYGLIEAPAAGWTSAQTLGCFAVSALALVCLVPHELRRPEPLINPRFFRSAPFAGATGIAVCGFAALAGFLFLNTLHLQEVLGLSALHAGLLTLPMAGLTAVCAPLSGRLVGGVGPRVPLLVAGVGITASALVLTGLSADTPLWQIITSYVLFGIGFGMLNAPITNTAVSGMPRAQAGVAAAVASTSRQVGQSLGVAVIGAVVTSAARGPLSVGLPQVGWWVVAGCGGVVLVLGVLTTGRWARGTAERTAARLGG from the coding sequence GTGACCGCGGTCGACGCACCCACCGCGCGGCTGGACCGCCGCGGCCGGCTGGTCGTCCTGGCCATCTGCTGCACCAGCCTGTTCATCGTCGGCCTCGACAACACGATCGTGAACGTCGCGCTGCCCGCCATGCGCCAGGACCTGGGCGCCCCGCTCTCCGGCCTCCAGTGGATCATCGACGCCTACACGGTGGTGCTGGCGAGCCTGCTCGTCCTGGCCGGCTCGACCGGCGACCGCATCGGGCGGCGGCGCACCTTCCGGGCCGGGCTGGTGCTGTTCACGCTCGGCTCGCTGCTGTGCTCGCTCGCGCCCGGGCTCGGGTGGCTGGTCGCGGCGCGCGCGGTGCAGGCGGTGGGCGGGTCCATGCTCAACCCGGTCGCCATGTCGATCATCACCAACACGTTCACCGAACCCCGGGAACGCGCGCGGGCCATCGGCGTGTGGGGTGGTGTGGTCGGCATCAGCATGGCGCTGGGGCCGGTGCTGGGCGGCGTGCTGGTCGCGGCGGTGGGGTGGCAGGCCGTCTTCTGGATCAACCTCCCGGTCGGGCTGGTCGCGTTCGCCCTGTGCGGCCGGTACGTGCCCGAGTCCCGCGCGCCGCGCGCCCGGCCGCTGGACGCGGTGGGGCAGGTGCTCGTCGTCGTGCTGCTCGTCGGCCTCACCTACGGGCTGATCGAGGCGCCGGCGGCCGGGTGGACCTCGGCGCAGACGCTCGGCTGCTTCGCGGTGTCCGCGCTGGCGCTGGTCTGCCTGGTGCCCCACGAGCTGCGCCGGCCGGAACCGCTGATCAACCCGAGGTTCTTCCGCAGCGCGCCGTTCGCCGGTGCCACGGGCATCGCGGTGTGCGGGTTCGCCGCGCTGGCCGGGTTCCTGTTCCTGAACACCCTGCACCTCCAGGAGGTGCTGGGCCTGTCCGCCCTGCACGCGGGCCTGCTGACCCTGCCGATGGCCGGGCTGACGGCGGTGTGCGCGCCGCTGTCCGGGCGGTTGGTGGGCGGCGTCGGGCCGCGCGTTCCGCTGCTCGTCGCGGGGGTGGGGATCACCGCGAGCGCACTGGTGCTCACCGGGTTGTCGGCCGACACACCCCTGTGGCAGATCATTACCTCGTACGTGTTGTTCGGCATCGGGTTCGGCATGCTCAACGCGCCCATCACCAACACGGCGGTGTCCGGGATGCCGCGCGCGCAGGCGGGTGTCGCCGCGGCGGTCGCCTCGACCAGCCGCCAGGTCGGCCAGTCCCTCGGCGTGGCCGTGATCGGCGCCGTGGTCACGTCGGCCGCTCGTGGGCCGTTGAGCGTCGGGTTGCCCCAGGTCGGGTGGTGGGTTGTCGCGGGTTGCGGTGGGGTGGTGCTGGTGCTGGGGGTGCTGACCACGGGGCGGTGGGCGCGGGGGACGGCTGAGCGGACGGCCGCGCGGTTGGGTGGCTGA
- a CDS encoding 2,3-dihydro-2,3-dihydroxybenzoate dehydrogenase: MASSGQREPGVEGRVALVTGAARGIGAAVVDVLVRAGATVVAVDVDADGVEEAAAGSGGRVHPRAVDVGDTAAVARLVEDVEREVGPIGIGVSVAGILRPGAVCETSDEDWAATFAVNTTGVFAVLRALARKMVPRGSGALVTVGSNAAGVPRVGMAAYAASKAAATMLTHCLGLELAGSGIRCNVVSPGSTDTPMQRLLWTDEDAPARVVAGDPERFRVGIPLGRLADPVDIAEAVLFLVSDRARHITMQNLFVDGGATLRV, from the coding sequence GTGGCCTCGTCGGGGCAGCGGGAGCCGGGTGTCGAGGGCAGGGTCGCCCTGGTCACCGGGGCCGCCCGCGGTATCGGGGCGGCCGTGGTGGACGTGCTGGTCCGCGCGGGCGCGACGGTCGTCGCGGTGGACGTGGACGCGGACGGCGTCGAGGAGGCCGCGGCGGGCTCGGGCGGGCGGGTGCACCCCCGCGCGGTGGACGTGGGGGACACCGCGGCGGTCGCGCGGCTGGTCGAGGACGTCGAGCGCGAGGTGGGCCCGATCGGCATCGGGGTCTCGGTCGCGGGCATCCTGCGGCCGGGCGCGGTGTGCGAGACCTCCGACGAGGACTGGGCGGCCACGTTCGCGGTCAACACCACCGGTGTGTTCGCCGTGCTGCGCGCGCTGGCGCGGAAGATGGTGCCGCGCGGGAGCGGTGCCCTGGTCACCGTGGGGTCCAACGCGGCCGGGGTGCCCCGGGTCGGGATGGCCGCCTACGCGGCCTCGAAGGCCGCGGCGACCATGCTGACCCACTGCCTGGGCCTGGAGCTGGCGGGCAGCGGCATCCGGTGCAACGTGGTGTCGCCCGGCTCGACCGACACGCCCATGCAGCGTCTGCTGTGGACGGACGAGGACGCGCCCGCCCGGGTGGTCGCCGGCGACCCGGAGCGGTTCCGGGTCGGCATCCCGCTGGGCCGCCTGGCCGATCCGGTGGACATCGCCGAGGCCGTGCTGTTCCTGGTCTCCGACCGCGCCCGGCACATCACCATGCAGAACCTGTTCGTCGACGGCGGCGCGACCCTGCGCGTCTGA
- a CDS encoding MOSC domain-containing protein: MGAIRHEDPDPVAGGRVLVVSTGTVRPLPWHGRTVASGIAKTPVRGPVEVTRLGLAGDEQGDREHHGGPDKAVLVHPGEHYREWARQLGDLTAPAFGENLTTEGVLEDDVVLGAVYAVGTTVLEVTQPRRPCFKLAAHHGVEDMAVRTQRTGRTGFYCRVLRPGLLAAGDRLEPLFRPRHGITAAEVHRVLNVDRADRAAARFLLEHPEALPTAWVGLLRKRLDGHVDDQAPRLHGSPPANP; the protein is encoded by the coding sequence GTGGGGGCGATCCGGCACGAAGACCCCGATCCGGTGGCCGGCGGGCGGGTGCTGGTCGTGTCCACCGGGACCGTGCGGCCACTGCCCTGGCACGGGCGCACCGTGGCTTCGGGCATCGCCAAGACCCCGGTCCGCGGGCCGGTCGAGGTCACCCGGCTCGGCCTGGCCGGCGACGAGCAGGGCGACCGGGAGCACCACGGCGGCCCGGACAAGGCGGTCCTCGTCCACCCGGGCGAGCACTACCGGGAGTGGGCCCGGCAGCTCGGCGACCTCACCGCGCCGGCGTTCGGCGAGAACCTCACCACCGAGGGGGTCCTGGAGGACGACGTCGTGCTGGGCGCGGTCTACGCCGTCGGCACGACCGTGCTCGAAGTGACCCAACCGCGCCGCCCCTGCTTCAAGCTGGCCGCCCACCACGGCGTCGAGGACATGGCGGTGAGGACCCAGCGCACCGGCAGGACCGGGTTCTACTGCCGGGTGCTGCGCCCCGGGCTGCTGGCCGCCGGCGACCGCCTCGAACCGCTCTTCCGGCCCCGGCACGGCATCACCGCCGCCGAGGTGCACCGCGTGCTCAACGTCGACCGCGCCGACCGCGCCGCGGCCCGCTTCCTGCTGGAGCACCCCGAAGCGCTGCCCACCGCCTGGGTCGGCCTGCTCCGCAAGCGCCTCGACGGCCACGTCGACGACCAGGCACCGCGCCTGCACGGCTCGCCGCCGGCGAACCCCTGA
- a CDS encoding RNA repair domain-containing protein — MRTSEQVYHQVRWDPRLDPARFVLGVGQRGGRTERIALPAFTPGGEVPWHRVLFVEADGELVWDRATGLDRVGATEAGRVRAPRRLRAPAFTASTPHAWDPRRGWVPAEPRPAEPRRVEPAEPRDVGPAEVRVLTWNVLWDRYDHERIDTANRRPLLPAELATADADVIALQEVEPDLLAALLAEPWVRADYTADVDPTGPDVDRTGLVILSRLPVLEAGRLALGPHKAVAAIVVGTLLVATTHLTSDHTSGGAAERDRQLTRIAEALDGVGGDVVLVGDFNDGGPRPAAALGARDAWPEARDDEPPTFDPATNPLAAVSSPAGRAARLDRVFLRGRPRCVGAELRGTAPTAAGLFASDHYGVLARVAPADLVASDHHGTPVRVAPAEVPPPTPRTAVVWLPAAREDVDRVRREHDHRATRWPAHVTLLFGFAPEHDFDRAVPLLAAAAAEVPAFDVRVAGVREFRRDVVWLDPAAAGTERWTALHDALRHRFPLYAKDFTPHLTVGRSREAADGIGAWSDRVDRLVVLSRRGDGPMLPRAAVALGTGEVTWFAEPPTAPGPAVDGVAGRVLDAVAAALGEVHVVGSRRMGCALPDADLDLVAVVPDPAVAAGRVAEALPGATSVRSVVGARSPGLRLVVDGLGVDLALVGGADGAAPDAGTHSETASGAITDRRTDREVALSAITDAEAVLAAVGDRVDAFRRLARQVKAWARARGLDSAPFGGIPGLGWAVLAALTTREHDGPDPLGGFFATWAAWDWRDPVALSSPPHRTGAPMTILTPTAPVRSCTEQVTTGFRDLLTAELYRAWEITGAGGRLLSPPDLHRLHATWAVVTVPHDLVGPVRGRMRALLTALAPDAHAWPRPIARDADAVRFAIGLGRRPVPASALAGIAAGWAKGWRGVEVALVGNGEVPTPR; from the coding sequence ATGCGCACCAGCGAACAGGTCTACCACCAGGTCCGCTGGGACCCGCGGCTGGACCCGGCCAGGTTCGTGCTCGGCGTCGGGCAGCGCGGCGGGCGGACCGAGCGGATCGCCCTGCCCGCGTTCACGCCCGGTGGCGAGGTGCCGTGGCACCGGGTGCTGTTCGTGGAGGCGGACGGCGAGCTGGTGTGGGACCGGGCGACCGGGCTGGACCGCGTCGGCGCGACGGAGGCGGGACGGGTGCGCGCGCCCCGGCGGCTGCGGGCGCCGGCGTTCACCGCGAGCACCCCGCACGCCTGGGACCCGCGACGCGGCTGGGTCCCGGCGGAGCCGCGCCCCGCCGAGCCGCGGCGTGTCGAGCCCGCCGAGCCCCGGGACGTCGGACCGGCCGAGGTGCGCGTGCTGACCTGGAACGTGCTGTGGGACCGCTACGACCACGAGCGCATCGACACCGCCAACCGCCGCCCCCTGCTGCCGGCCGAGCTGGCGACGGCCGACGCGGACGTGATCGCGCTCCAAGAGGTCGAACCGGACCTGCTGGCGGCGCTGCTGGCCGAGCCGTGGGTGCGGGCGGACTACACCGCGGACGTCGACCCGACCGGCCCGGACGTCGACCGCACCGGCCTGGTGATCCTCAGCCGCCTGCCGGTGCTGGAGGCCGGGCGGCTGGCACTCGGCCCGCACAAGGCCGTCGCCGCGATCGTCGTCGGCACCCTCCTCGTCGCCACCACGCACCTGACCAGCGACCACACCTCCGGTGGCGCCGCCGAGCGGGACCGCCAGCTGACCCGCATCGCCGAGGCCCTGGACGGCGTCGGCGGGGACGTGGTGCTGGTCGGCGACTTCAACGACGGCGGGCCGCGGCCAGCCGCCGCGCTCGGGGCGCGCGACGCGTGGCCGGAGGCGCGCGACGACGAACCGCCCACCTTCGACCCGGCGACCAACCCGCTGGCCGCGGTGTCCTCGCCGGCCGGCCGGGCGGCCCGGCTGGACCGGGTGTTCCTGCGCGGCCGGCCCCGGTGCGTCGGCGCGGAGCTGCGGGGCACCGCGCCCACGGCCGCCGGCCTGTTCGCGTCGGACCACTACGGCGTGCTGGCGCGGGTGGCACCGGCCGACCTGGTCGCGTCCGACCACCACGGCACGCCAGTGCGGGTAGCGCCCGCCGAGGTGCCGCCCCCGACGCCGCGGACCGCGGTGGTGTGGCTGCCGGCGGCGCGCGAGGACGTCGACCGCGTCCGCCGCGAGCACGACCACCGCGCCACCCGCTGGCCGGCGCACGTGACCCTGCTGTTCGGCTTCGCCCCGGAGCACGACTTCGACCGCGCCGTGCCCCTGCTCGCCGCCGCAGCCGCCGAGGTGCCCGCCTTCGACGTGCGGGTGGCGGGCGTCCGGGAGTTCCGGCGCGACGTGGTGTGGCTCGACCCCGCCGCCGCGGGCACCGAGCGGTGGACGGCTCTGCACGACGCGCTGCGACACAGATTTCCCTTGTACGCCAAGGACTTCACCCCGCACCTGACAGTCGGCCGTTCGCGGGAGGCGGCCGATGGGATCGGCGCGTGGTCGGACCGCGTGGACCGGCTCGTGGTGCTGTCCCGCCGCGGCGACGGCCCGATGCTGCCCCGCGCTGCGGTCGCCCTGGGCACGGGTGAGGTGACGTGGTTCGCCGAGCCGCCGACGGCGCCGGGCCCCGCGGTGGACGGGGTGGCCGGGCGGGTGCTGGACGCGGTGGCGGCCGCGCTGGGCGAGGTGCACGTGGTGGGCTCGCGGCGGATGGGGTGCGCGCTGCCCGACGCCGACCTGGACCTGGTGGCGGTGGTGCCGGACCCGGCGGTGGCGGCCGGGCGGGTGGCGGAGGCGCTGCCGGGCGCGACCTCGGTGCGGTCGGTGGTGGGCGCCCGGTCACCGGGGCTGCGGCTGGTGGTGGACGGGCTCGGGGTGGACCTGGCCCTGGTCGGTGGGGCGGACGGGGCGGCGCCGGACGCGGGGACCCACAGCGAGACGGCATCGGGCGCGATCACCGATCGCAGGACCGACCGCGAGGTGGCGTTGAGCGCGATCACCGATGCCGAAGCGGTGCTGGCGGCCGTCGGTGACCGGGTGGACGCCTTCCGGCGCCTGGCCCGCCAGGTGAAGGCGTGGGCACGGGCGCGCGGCCTGGACTCCGCGCCGTTCGGCGGAATCCCGGGCCTGGGCTGGGCCGTGCTGGCCGCGCTGACCACGCGCGAGCACGACGGCCCCGACCCGCTAGGCGGCTTCTTCGCCACCTGGGCCGCGTGGGACTGGCGCGACCCGGTCGCCCTCTCGTCCCCGCCGCACCGCACCGGGGCGCCGATGACGATCCTGACCCCCACCGCACCCGTGCGCTCCTGCACCGAGCAGGTCACCACCGGGTTCCGCGACCTGCTGACAGCCGAGCTGTACCGGGCGTGGGAGATCACGGGGGCAGGCGGCCGACTGCTGTCCCCACCCGACCTGCACCGCCTGCACGCCACCTGGGCCGTGGTGACGGTGCCGCACGACCTCGTCGGGCCGGTGCGCGGGCGGATGCGCGCCCTGCTCACCGCCCTGGCGCCGGACGCCCACGCCTGGCCCCGTCCCATCGCGCGCGACGCGGACGCGGTGCGGTTCGCGATCGGCCTGGGCCGTCGCCCGGTGCCCGCTTCAGCGCTCGCCGGGATCGCCGCCGGGTGGGCGAAGGGGTGGCGCGGCGTCGAGGTCGCCCTGGTGGGCAATGGCGAGGTGCCCACCCCGCGCTGA
- a CDS encoding carboxymuconolactone decarboxylase family protein, translating into MSRVRLTDLQDAPAESKPLLDDITAAFGVTPAMFRAVANSPAALKMMWTGFGALGGGRLGAELGEQVAVLVADRNACEYCLAAHTALGRKAGVSAEDMRRAQAGHSHDPRTAAALGFAAKLVEDRAQVTDADVEALRAAGFDDEEVVELVAHVALNLFTNYVNVALGVPLDFPGVALRKSA; encoded by the coding sequence ATGTCCCGAGTCCGACTGACCGACCTCCAGGACGCCCCCGCCGAGTCCAAGCCCCTGCTGGACGACATCACCGCGGCGTTCGGCGTCACCCCGGCCATGTTCAGGGCCGTCGCCAACTCGCCCGCCGCGCTGAAGATGATGTGGACCGGCTTCGGGGCGCTCGGTGGCGGGCGCCTGGGCGCGGAGCTGGGCGAGCAGGTCGCCGTGCTCGTCGCCGACCGCAACGCCTGCGAGTACTGCCTGGCCGCCCACACCGCCCTCGGCCGGAAGGCGGGCGTCTCCGCGGAGGACATGCGCCGGGCGCAGGCGGGCCACTCGCACGACCCGCGCACCGCCGCCGCGCTCGGCTTCGCGGCCAAGCTGGTGGAGGACCGCGCGCAGGTGACCGACGCCGACGTGGAGGCGCTGCGCGCGGCCGGCTTCGACGACGAGGAGGTCGTGGAGCTGGTGGCGCACGTCGCGCTCAACCTGTTCACCAACTACGTCAACGTCGCCCTGGGGGTCCCGCTCGACTTCCCCGGGGTCGCGCTGCGCAAGTCCGCCTGA